One stretch of Thermoproteota archaeon DNA includes these proteins:
- the tuf gene encoding translation elongation factor EF-1 subunit alpha, with protein sequence MANKDHLNLIVTGHIDNGKSTTMGHFLMDLGVVDERTIEAHAKASEETGKGDTFKYAWVMDNIKDERERGITIDLAFQKFETPKFFFTLIDAPGHRDFIKNMITGASEADCAVLVLSAKEGETDTAIAPGGQAREHAFLLKTLGVNQLIVAINKMDDSNFSEEAFKVAKEKGEKLIKSVGYKIDQVPFIPVSGWKGDNLVKKSENMAWYKGKTLLEAFDDFKMPEKPIGKPLRVPIQDVYSITGVGTVPVGRVETGKMKANDKIIVMPSGAVGEIKSIETHHQQMESAEAGDNIGFNLRGIEKKDIKRGDVMGTPDAPPKVAKEFKAQIIVIHHPTALAPGYTPVMHCHTAQVAATITEFVSKINPASGAVEEENPKFLKVGDSAIVKIRPVRPTPIETFQDFPEMGRFALRDMGATIAAGIVKEITEEHKP encoded by the coding sequence ATGGCTAATAAAGACCACTTGAACCTGATTGTTACAGGTCACATCGATAACGGAAAATCCACCACAATGGGTCACTTCTTAATGGATCTAGGTGTTGTGGATGAAAGAACTATTGAAGCTCATGCAAAAGCATCTGAAGAAACCGGAAAAGGTGATACCTTCAAGTATGCTTGGGTTATGGATAATATTAAAGACGAAAGAGAGAGAGGTATCACAATCGATCTCGCATTTCAAAAGTTTGAAACTCCTAAATTCTTCTTTACCTTAATTGACGCCCCAGGACACAGAGACTTTATCAAAAACATGATTACTGGCGCTTCTGAGGCTGACTGTGCAGTTCTAGTACTTTCTGCAAAAGAGGGTGAAACTGACACTGCTATTGCTCCAGGTGGACAAGCAAGAGAACACGCTTTCCTGCTCAAAACCTTAGGCGTAAATCAATTAATTGTCGCTATCAACAAGATGGATGACAGCAACTTTTCAGAAGAAGCATTCAAAGTAGCAAAAGAGAAGGGTGAGAAATTAATCAAATCTGTAGGTTACAAAATAGATCAAGTACCTTTCATTCCAGTATCTGGTTGGAAAGGAGACAACTTGGTAAAGAAGTCAGAAAACATGGCTTGGTACAAAGGAAAGACACTCTTAGAAGCCTTTGATGACTTTAAGATGCCAGAAAAACCAATTGGCAAACCACTCAGAGTTCCAATTCAAGACGTATACTCAATCACTGGTGTAGGAACTGTACCAGTAGGTAGAGTTGAAACCGGTAAGATGAAAGCTAACGATAAGATCATTGTAATGCCTTCTGGCGCAGTCGGTGAAATCAAATCAATTGAAACACACCACCAACAAATGGAATCTGCAGAAGCTGGAGATAACATTGGATTTAACCTAAGAGGCATTGAAAAGAAAGACATCAAGAGAGGAGATGTAATGGGAACACCAGACGCTCCACCTAAAGTTGCAAAAGAATTCAAAGCACAAATTATTGTTATACACCATCCAACAGCATTAGCTCCTGGATATACACCAGTAATGCACTGTCACACAGCTCAAGTCGCTGCAACAATTACAGAGTTTGTCTCAAAGATAAACCCAGCAAGTGGTGCAGTAGAAGAAGAGAATCCAAAATTCTTGAAAGTTGGTGATTCTGCAATCGTAAAAATCAGACCAGTAAGACCAACCCCAATTGAAACATTCCAAGATTTCCCTGAGATGGGCAGATTTGCTCTAAGGGACATGGGTGCAACAATCGCTGCTGGTATTGTTAAAGAAATTACTGAAGAACACAAACCATAG
- a CDS encoding fructose 1,6-bisphosphatase, which produces MKITVSVIKADVGGIGGHTRPSDGLINAVRKTVESAGNLLLDHYIGYCGDDVHIVMTHTKGVESKEIHQLAWNAFEAGTKVAKEEGLYGAGQDLLKDSFSGNIKGMGPGVAEMEFEERPNEAFTVFAADKTEPGAFNYPLYRLFVDGLSNTGLIVNKSLARGVNISVMDVEEGKIAKLSLWEDKPTVEAALMYPGRYVISTIETKEGEPILAASTDRLHNIAGTYVGKDDPVCLIRTQKNFPATEEAGSVFNNPHYVAGNTRGSHNMPLMPVKLNTAATIDFCIPIVSALVFSMHNGKLTGPFDGFSTPDWDYVREIATKKALAMRSQGFIHPATLVPSELEYAEGYRARMDILEAKMKPIEEGSSSGQKKENYEDPD; this is translated from the coding sequence ATGAAAATTACTGTATCAGTGATCAAAGCAGATGTTGGTGGAATTGGAGGACATACTAGACCAAGTGACGGATTAATCAATGCAGTTAGAAAGACTGTAGAATCTGCAGGAAATTTGTTACTTGATCACTACATCGGATATTGTGGTGATGATGTTCACATTGTAATGACACATACCAAGGGTGTTGAAAGTAAAGAGATTCATCAATTAGCATGGAATGCATTTGAAGCTGGTACTAAAGTTGCTAAAGAAGAAGGATTGTATGGTGCAGGCCAAGATCTTCTCAAGGATTCATTTTCAGGCAACATCAAAGGAATGGGTCCTGGAGTTGCAGAAATGGAATTTGAAGAAAGACCTAATGAAGCATTTACAGTTTTTGCAGCGGATAAAACAGAGCCAGGCGCATTTAACTATCCATTGTACAGATTATTTGTAGACGGACTCAGCAATACAGGATTAATTGTTAACAAATCTCTTGCACGAGGAGTAAACATCAGTGTAATGGATGTTGAAGAAGGAAAGATTGCAAAATTATCATTATGGGAAGATAAACCAACTGTTGAAGCTGCACTGATGTATCCTGGAAGATATGTCATATCTACAATTGAAACTAAAGAAGGAGAGCCAATACTTGCTGCCTCCACTGATAGACTACACAATATTGCAGGGACATACGTAGGAAAAGACGATCCAGTTTGTCTCATCAGAACACAAAAGAATTTTCCTGCTACAGAAGAAGCAGGTAGTGTTTTTAATAATCCACATTACGTGGCAGGAAACACACGAGGAAGTCACAACATGCCTCTAATGCCAGTGAAGCTAAACACAGCTGCAACAATTGACTTTTGCATTCCAATAGTATCTGCTCTAGTATTTAGTATGCACAATGGAAAACTCACAGGTCCCTTTGATGGATTTTCAACGCCAGATTGGGATTATGTCAGAGAGATTGCAACAAAGAAAGCTCTTGCAATGAGAAGTCAAGGATTCATCCACCCAGCAACACTAGTTCCATCAGAATTAGAATATGCAGAAGGGTATCGAGCTAGAATGGACATACTAGAAGCAAAGATGAAACCAATTGAAGAGGGATCTTCTTCTGGTCAGAAAAAAGAAAACTACGAAGATCCAGATTAG
- a CDS encoding RNA polymerase Rbp10: MSEETPDVSMEESAPTEQFEVIYSCLRCGTTVSNTELTRLPEIKCICGFRVFNKVRPPVVKSVNAV; encoded by the coding sequence ATGTCTGAAGAAACCCCTGATGTATCAATGGAGGAATCAGCACCCACTGAGCAGTTTGAAGTAATCTATTCTTGTCTTAGATGTGGAACGACTGTATCAAATACAGAATTGACTCGCTTGCCAGAAATAAAATGCATTTGTGGATTCCGAGTATTCAATAAAGTACGTCCACCAGTAGTAAAATCTGTTAACGCAGTATAG
- a CDS encoding tetratricopeptide repeat protein, whose translation MIFFGKKEDPEDLIYQGVSFLEKNQPKAALVLFSKALKNDPKNLSALHKKGLTLNQLKKYQDAITCFDKIIEIKKDDPDAYNNKAIAQAELGNTDGALESYDMAIAADSKYAAAYFNKGVLFDRLEKREEALAILDEAIKLDPRKPNALFYKGIVLGKLARHEEALNCFEKVTKNNPSHLDSLFHKGIELAELEKHEEAIRVFDKILEKHRDNVNVIYAKARSKAALDDISQSLELLKRAIMKDPKTIKKWARAEKIFERFEDDERFRKMVK comes from the coding sequence ATGATATTTTTTGGAAAAAAAGAGGACCCAGAAGACCTAATCTATCAAGGAGTATCTTTTCTTGAAAAGAATCAGCCTAAAGCTGCACTAGTATTGTTTTCCAAAGCCCTCAAAAATGACCCTAAAAATTTGTCTGCCTTACACAAAAAAGGCCTAACTCTAAATCAATTAAAAAAATATCAGGATGCGATAACATGTTTTGATAAGATTATTGAGATAAAGAAAGATGATCCTGATGCGTATAACAACAAGGCAATAGCTCAGGCAGAACTTGGAAACACAGATGGAGCATTGGAATCATACGACATGGCAATTGCTGCTGATTCAAAATATGCTGCTGCATATTTTAACAAAGGAGTGCTCTTTGACAGACTTGAAAAGCGTGAAGAGGCATTAGCGATTTTAGATGAAGCTATAAAATTAGATCCCAGAAAGCCAAATGCGTTATTTTACAAAGGAATCGTGTTAGGAAAGCTTGCAAGACATGAAGAGGCGCTCAATTGCTTTGAGAAAGTAACAAAAAACAATCCTAGTCATCTGGATAGTTTGTTTCACAAGGGAATAGAATTAGCAGAATTAGAAAAGCATGAAGAAGCGATAAGAGTTTTTGACAAGATTCTTGAAAAGCATAGAGACAATGTCAATGTCATTTATGCCAAAGCAAGAAGCAAAGCTGCACTAGATGACATCAGTCAATCATTAGAATTACTAAAAAGAGCTATAATGAAAGATCCTAAAACGATAAAAAAATGGGCAAGAGCTGAGAAAATATTTGAAAGATTTGAAGATGACGAACGATTTAGAAAAATGGTAAAATAA
- a CDS encoding cupin domain-containing protein: MSFKELNEVETIQGNEGTIIRQLFHPHNTLDGIRYSIAHFTLNEGKKSTKHKLKSSEVYYFLKGNGIIHVDNTSFKVKSGSVIYVPPMSPQHVENTGSENLEFLCIVDPAWKQDDEFIIK; the protein is encoded by the coding sequence ATGTCGTTTAAAGAACTAAACGAAGTAGAAACAATTCAAGGAAATGAAGGAACTATCATTCGTCAATTATTTCATCCACACAACACTTTGGATGGGATAAGGTATAGTATAGCACACTTTACTTTGAATGAAGGAAAAAAATCAACAAAGCACAAACTAAAGTCATCTGAGGTATATTATTTTCTAAAAGGTAATGGAATTATTCATGTGGATAATACATCATTCAAAGTCAAAAGTGGCAGTGTGATTTACGTACCACCCATGTCACCTCAGCATGTAGAAAACACTGGAAGTGAAAATTTGGAGTTTTTATGTATAGTAGATCCTGCTTGGAAACAGGATGATGAGTTCATCATAAAGTGA
- a CDS encoding HIT family protein, whose translation MDCIFCKIVHGEIPSKKILETGKSLAFLDAFPVTAGHCLVIPRNHYEKVQDIPSEENKDLFETVRMVTSKIDQLTGATLIAIHNGKQSGQEVPHVHVHLIPRSKNDSAGPVHSMFQNTPKPDNKTTEEIFKKLIM comes from the coding sequence ATGGATTGTATTTTTTGTAAAATTGTTCATGGTGAGATTCCATCAAAAAAGATTCTAGAAACAGGAAAATCTCTGGCATTTTTAGATGCCTTCCCGGTAACTGCAGGTCATTGTTTGGTTATTCCAAGAAATCATTATGAAAAAGTCCAAGATATTCCTTCTGAGGAAAATAAAGATCTCTTTGAGACAGTGAGGATGGTCACATCAAAAATTGATCAATTAACGGGCGCAACTTTGATTGCCATTCATAATGGTAAACAAAGCGGGCAGGAAGTACCCCATGTACATGTTCACCTGATACCACGGAGCAAAAATGATTCTGCAGGACCTGTTCATAGTATGTTTCAAAACACGCCAAAACCAGATAACAAAACAACTGAAGAAATTTTTAAAAAGTTAATTATGTAA
- a CDS encoding response regulator encodes MLASKSVKFLIVDDSEAIRIAIKEILDATAYSCKYLEADNGYDAVKLFRDESPDIVFLDIYMPRVDGIQSLKAMLTLNKKAKIIMITAAANAKIVHEGIRLGARDYILKPFDRIALNNVMTKVMNQPW; translated from the coding sequence ATGCTAGCAAGTAAGTCAGTTAAATTCCTAATTGTTGATGATTCAGAGGCAATAAGAATTGCAATAAAAGAAATTTTGGACGCTACAGCATATTCTTGTAAATACTTAGAAGCAGACAATGGATATGACGCAGTAAAATTATTTCGTGATGAGTCACCAGACATTGTGTTTTTAGACATTTACATGCCAAGAGTAGACGGGATTCAATCACTAAAAGCAATGCTAACGTTAAACAAAAAAGCTAAAATAATTATGATCACAGCAGCTGCAAATGCAAAAATCGTTCATGAAGGAATTAGGTTAGGAGCTAGAGACTATATTCTAAAACCATTTGACAGGATTGCACTAAACAATGTAATGACTAAAGTCATGAATCAACCTTGGTAA
- a CDS encoding 3-hydroxyacyl-CoA dehydrogenase family protein, whose protein sequence is MAIKNITVLGSGIMGHGIAQVSAMSGYNVVLRDIEQKFLDKAMEKIKWSLDKLVSKEKITKEQSEDIYSRIVPIVDLKEAVKNADMVIEAVPEIMDLKKKVYAELDEAAAENVIFASNTSTLPITEIANTTTRPEKFIGIHFFNPPQLMKLVEVIPGEKTGKDILDITNNYVKSVNKQPVVCRKDVPGFIVNRLFIPLVHEACYVMDRFGYDKTEIDSAVKFKLGFPMGIFELADFTGMDVIHKATIEMHLRDKKVINPHPTIEKLFNEKKLGQKTGEGFYKYSDDKYERIPLSEELASKCNPIQIVANILNNAAWLVSNGASDIEEIEKAAQLGLGLKKPLFETAKEIGMSNIVNELNQLAQKHGKFYEPDPLLVSIK, encoded by the coding sequence ATGGCAATCAAGAACATTACAGTTTTAGGTTCAGGAATAATGGGTCATGGGATTGCTCAAGTTTCTGCAATGTCAGGGTACAATGTTGTCTTGCGAGATATTGAGCAGAAATTTCTTGATAAAGCAATGGAGAAGATAAAGTGGAGTTTAGATAAACTAGTATCAAAAGAAAAAATTACAAAAGAACAGTCTGAGGACATTTACTCACGAATAGTTCCTATCGTTGACTTGAAAGAAGCAGTAAAGAATGCAGACATGGTCATTGAGGCAGTTCCAGAGATCATGGATTTGAAGAAAAAAGTATATGCAGAGCTAGATGAAGCTGCTGCTGAAAATGTTATCTTTGCATCAAACACAAGTACACTTCCAATTACAGAGATTGCAAACACAACAACCAGACCTGAAAAATTTATTGGAATTCATTTCTTTAACCCACCTCAACTAATGAAACTAGTAGAGGTAATCCCAGGAGAAAAAACTGGAAAGGATATTTTAGATATAACAAATAACTATGTAAAATCAGTAAACAAACAACCAGTAGTTTGCAGAAAAGATGTTCCAGGATTTATTGTGAACAGATTATTCATTCCACTCGTTCACGAAGCATGTTACGTAATGGATAGATTTGGATACGACAAGACAGAAATTGATTCTGCCGTAAAATTCAAGCTTGGCTTCCCAATGGGAATATTTGAGCTAGCAGATTTTACTGGAATGGATGTCATACACAAAGCTACAATTGAGATGCATCTGAGAGATAAAAAAGTAATCAACCCCCATCCGACAATTGAAAAATTATTTAATGAAAAGAAATTAGGTCAAAAGACCGGAGAAGGATTTTACAAATACTCAGATGACAAATACGAAAGAATTCCTTTATCAGAAGAGCTTGCTAGTAAATGCAACCCCATTCAAATTGTTGCAAATATTTTAAACAATGCAGCATGGTTAGTATCAAATGGAGCAAGCGACATCGAAGAGATTGAAAAAGCAGCACAATTAGGATTAGGACTCAAAAAGCCATTGTTTGAAACAGCAAAAGAAATTGGAATGTCAAATATTGTAAATGAATTAAATCAGTTGGCACAAAAACATGGAAAGTTTTACGAGCCTGATCCACTACTAGTTTCTATAAAGTAA
- a CDS encoding cupin domain-containing protein — MQKTNLSQVKTKNADSVYFTGKTVMKEITGKIKSNDEKLYHVTFKNGSRTKLHCHTGGQTLIVTEGIGSLEIFRKNAKTKNSLFGIKLIKTTSLKKGDIAYIPAKTLHTHGSVSKKTFSHFAINAYMPSKKEPKTIWFESDFNSKAIKKL; from the coding sequence ATCCAAAAGACTAATCTTTCTCAAGTTAAAACAAAAAATGCAGACAGCGTATATTTTACAGGAAAGACAGTGATGAAAGAGATCACTGGTAAAATAAAATCAAATGATGAAAAATTATATCATGTAACCTTCAAAAATGGAAGTAGGACGAAACTACATTGCCATACAGGAGGTCAGACTTTAATTGTTACAGAAGGAATAGGCAGTCTAGAAATTTTTAGAAAAAATGCAAAAACAAAGAATTCATTATTTGGAATAAAATTAATCAAAACAACTTCTTTAAAGAAAGGAGACATTGCATATATTCCTGCAAAAACACTTCACACTCACGGTTCAGTAAGCAAGAAGACTTTTTCGCATTTTGCCATTAATGCATATATGCCCTCAAAGAAAGAACCAAAAACCATTTGGTTTGAATCAGACTTTAATTCAAAAGCAATAAAGAAATTATAA
- a CDS encoding 30S ribosomal protein S10: MTQSARIKLTSTSLPKLDGVCGEIMGIGKKTGVRVKGPTPLPVKRLHVATRKSPCGNGTETYEKWEMRMHRRIIDINADDKAIRQLMRLKIPDDVYIELSLT; the protein is encoded by the coding sequence ATGACTCAATCTGCTCGCATCAAACTAACAAGCACCAGTCTCCCTAAACTAGATGGTGTTTGTGGCGAGATAATGGGGATTGGAAAGAAAACCGGTGTTAGAGTAAAAGGACCAACTCCACTTCCTGTAAAAAGATTGCATGTTGCTACAAGAAAATCTCCTTGTGGAAACGGAACAGAAACTTATGAAAAATGGGAGATGAGAATGCATAGAAGAATTATTGATATTAATGCAGATGATAAGGCAATTAGACAATTAATGAGACTAAAGATTCCAGATGATGTCTACATTGAACTATCCCTAACTTAG
- a CDS encoding TIGR00725 family protein, which translates to MTKRIQILVIGHNDNGCTPEHEKIAYETGSEIAKSGAVLISGGLGGVMRASCHGARDAGGLTVGIIPQDDPTFANEFCDIVIPSGMGLTRDFLNALSADGIIVIGGGSGTLSEMAAAYMHKKPMVVIKNTGGVSQQYVDKYLDHRNNVKILGADNPKDAVELILSKITL; encoded by the coding sequence ATGACAAAACGAATCCAAATTTTGGTAATCGGTCATAACGATAATGGATGTACTCCAGAGCATGAAAAAATTGCTTATGAAACTGGATCTGAGATTGCAAAATCAGGCGCCGTATTGATATCTGGTGGTCTAGGCGGTGTAATGAGGGCATCTTGTCATGGAGCCAGAGATGCTGGGGGTTTGACTGTGGGGATAATCCCTCAAGATGATCCAACATTTGCAAATGAATTTTGTGATATTGTTATACCCAGTGGAATGGGCCTGACTCGTGATTTTCTAAATGCACTTTCTGCTGATGGAATCATTGTAATTGGTGGCGGTTCTGGAACTCTCTCTGAGATGGCAGCTGCATACATGCACAAAAAACCAATGGTGGTCATAAAAAATACCGGTGGTGTATCTCAGCAGTATGTTGACAAATATCTAGACCACAGAAATAATGTTAAGATTCTTGGTGCAGATAATCCTAAAGATGCTGTAGAGTTAATTCTATCAAAAATTACTTTATAG
- a CDS encoding aminotransferase class III-fold pyridoxal phosphate-dependent enzyme, translated as MDYISKYKKKTKRSSKIFARSQKFHVGGVSHNIRFFEPYPFVVKSARGKNLIDVDNNKFVDYWMGHWSLILGHAPSSVKNRVQKQVNNGWMFGTVNNPTVELSSIIQKTVPAAEKIRYVTSGTEATMYAVRLARSVTGKKIVAKIDGGWHGYTSELLKTVNWPFSKSESSGLVNEENIISIPYNDIEKSIEILNSVKEDLACTIIEPVLGGGGCIPATQEYLKAIEEFVHKNNSLFLLDEIVTGFRFRYGCLYPTMKLDPDIVTLGKIVGGGFPIGVLCGKEEIMEYANTGKYTKEERSYIGGGTFSANPISMTSGHATLTALKKKSIYSKISKLGNYARRELKKTFGDKVIITGKDSLFMTHFVKEGITQINNASDAAKCDVELLHRYHTELIAKDGIFFLPGKLGAISDAHSISDIKNLVNATQRFTEDFYH; from the coding sequence GTGGATTATATTTCAAAATACAAAAAAAAGACAAAGAGATCCTCAAAGATTTTTGCAAGATCACAAAAATTTCATGTTGGCGGAGTAAGTCATAACATTAGATTTTTTGAGCCATATCCATTTGTTGTAAAATCTGCCAGAGGCAAAAATCTGATTGATGTTGATAATAACAAATTTGTAGATTATTGGATGGGTCATTGGAGTTTAATTCTTGGACATGCTCCAAGTTCAGTAAAAAATAGAGTTCAAAAACAAGTAAACAATGGATGGATGTTTGGTACAGTCAACAATCCAACAGTTGAGCTATCAAGCATAATACAAAAGACAGTACCTGCTGCAGAAAAAATTCGTTATGTAACATCAGGTACTGAAGCCACAATGTATGCAGTAAGATTAGCTCGCTCAGTCACTGGAAAAAAAATTGTTGCAAAGATTGATGGCGGATGGCATGGATATACATCTGAACTTCTAAAAACAGTCAACTGGCCGTTTAGTAAATCAGAAAGCAGTGGACTAGTAAATGAGGAAAATATAATATCAATTCCATACAATGATATTGAAAAATCAATTGAAATTTTAAATTCTGTCAAAGAGGACTTGGCATGCACTATTATTGAACCAGTATTAGGTGGCGGAGGATGCATTCCAGCAACTCAGGAATATCTCAAGGCAATAGAAGAATTTGTTCACAAAAATAATTCGTTATTTTTACTAGATGAGATCGTTACAGGTTTTAGATTCAGATACGGTTGTCTTTATCCGACTATGAAACTTGATCCTGACATTGTAACTTTGGGAAAAATTGTAGGAGGTGGGTTCCCAATAGGAGTCCTGTGTGGTAAAGAAGAGATAATGGAGTATGCAAATACTGGAAAATATACTAAAGAAGAAAGATCATATATTGGAGGAGGAACATTTTCTGCAAATCCTATTTCAATGACATCAGGCCATGCAACCCTAACAGCGTTAAAGAAAAAATCAATCTACTCAAAAATTAGCAAGCTTGGAAATTATGCAAGAAGAGAGTTAAAGAAAACATTTGGCGATAAAGTAATCATCACAGGAAAGGATTCATTATTTATGACCCACTTTGTCAAGGAAGGAATTACACAAATCAATAACGCATCAGATGCAGCAAAATGTGATGTAGAATTATTACATAGATATCACACTGAATTAATTGCAAAAGATGGCATCTTCTTTTTGCCTGGAAAGCTTGGAGCAATATCGGATGCACATTCAATTTCGGATATCAAAAATTTGGTTAATGCCACACAAAGATTCACAGAAGATTTCTATCATTGA
- a CDS encoding molecular chaperone DnaJ, translating into MNTSQAYQTLEIKNDASFDEVKIAYRKLALELHPDRSKGDDKKFKLVTEAYHILKNNQDTQSKNKSWDFTDDETKQKKDVRKNNSQWGAPPKNDPPQQDWSKYTQEFEDENPGFWKEYERKFWEAYDAKVNNNGKNEEFEKTKEPKKQPNLFVNVDPSLCIGCCSCEMIAPNVFEVDRLSRMNPKSKVHNMKGAGINKIMNAAETCPTKAIIVENLDTKEKLYPH; encoded by the coding sequence GTGAATACATCCCAAGCTTACCAGACTTTGGAAATAAAGAATGATGCATCTTTTGATGAAGTAAAGATAGCATACAGAAAGTTGGCCCTAGAATTACACCCAGATAGATCAAAAGGAGATGATAAAAAATTCAAACTGGTAACAGAGGCATATCATATTTTAAAAAATAATCAAGACACTCAATCAAAGAACAAGAGTTGGGATTTTACTGATGATGAAACAAAACAGAAAAAAGATGTCAGAAAAAATAATTCACAGTGGGGAGCTCCACCAAAAAATGATCCACCCCAACAAGACTGGAGTAAGTATACTCAAGAGTTTGAAGATGAGAACCCAGGATTTTGGAAAGAATATGAAAGAAAGTTTTGGGAAGCATATGATGCAAAGGTTAACAACAATGGAAAAAATGAAGAGTTTGAAAAAACAAAAGAACCCAAAAAGCAACCCAATCTTTTTGTCAATGTAGACCCAAGTTTATGCATCGGATGTTGTAGTTGTGAGATGATTGCACCAAATGTTTTTGAAGTTGACAGATTATCAAGGATGAATCCAAAATCAAAAGTTCACAACATGAAAGGAGCAGGCATAAATAAAATTATGAATGCGGCAGAGACATGCCCCACAAAAGCAATCATAGTTGAAAACCTAGACACTAAAGAGAAACTATATCCCCATTAA